A window of Balaenoptera ricei isolate mBalRic1 chromosome 12, mBalRic1.hap2, whole genome shotgun sequence genomic DNA:
AGAAACGAAGACTGCGCCCACGTCTTCCGCCGCCGCCGTGGGAATGGAAACGTCTACCCCACGCGCCGGAAGCCAGCTCGCGCCGACGGCAGCGCGCCGCTCCGCGTCCTACCGCGCGGAGTCCCGACGGGTGTCATCGCGAGACGAGCTCGCCGAGACGGCCGCAGCCAGTCAAGGAAACTTGGAGGGAAATTTTGAGTCACTGGACCTTGCAGAACTTGCTAAAAAGCAGCCATGGCGGCGCAAGCTGTTTGGGCAGGAATCTGGGCCATCAGCTGGAAAGTATAGCGTGGCAACCCAGCTGTTAATTGGAGGTGTCACTGGATGGTGCACGGGTTTCATATTCCAGAAGGTTGGAAGATTGGCTGCCACAGCTCTGGGAGGTGGATTTTTCCTGCTTCAGCTTGCAAACCATACTGGCTACATCAAAGTGGACGGGCAGCGGGTAGAGAAGGACATGAAGAAAGCCAAGGAACAGCTGAAGATCCGCAAGAGCAACCAGATACCTACGGAGGTGAAAAGCAAACTAGAGGAGGTGGTGTCGTTTGTGAAGAAGAATGTTCTAGTGACTGGTGGATTTTTCAGAGGCTTTCTGCTAGGTATGGCATCCTAAAGAGGATGACTTCACTTCCTTATTCCTGGTTTTTCCAGCCAGCAGCCTCTTCACTCCATCATAGGATAGCACGTCTCTCCTCTGGGTCCTCTTCTCCCATGCCTTCCTCCCTGCCATGGCGTATCTGAATGGCTTCTGTAGGCATCTGTTGGTACAAGTGGATAAAGGCCGCACCATGACCTTGACGGCAACGGAAGAGACAGTAGACATTAACTCTTCTCCCACCACACTCCCCCCTTGACTGATCTCTAGGTCAGCAAGaacattcctttctcttctaagATACTTACCAGAACATGGTACAAGATGGCTCACCATGGAGCATGAGTGGATCCTCAAAGGTTGTCCCAAACTtgatttggaaaagaaataacaagcatATAAGATACCTTACTATGTTCTGCATGGAAAGGAACTGAATACATTTGCCTTTAAGCATGAAAGATTTTGGTATCTTGGTGTCTACTTTCTTTTGTAGTAGATTTTAGGTTACAGAATGAGAACTACTTCTACTGGCTCTAATTATCCTGACAAAATGGCAGCATGTGCACTACAGGTGAAATATCTGAATACGGAATGAACTTGTTCTGAAGATACATATGCTGAGCTGAAGGTATTGTGTTTGGTGGGTAGGTCTTTAGGGAAACCAACCAATAGATACATTTAGGATGGTCAGACTTAGTGAATCATTTAGAGGCATTCAGGTATTATCTAGGGATGTTTTTCACCATACAGGATAATGCATCTCATGATTGTTTCCAAAGGATTTATTTATGGTAAAATCAGTGACTTTAGGTGGAAGAGGGAAGAAGCTCTTGGATTTTTATTTAATAGAAAAGGTTTTAAGCTTTGAAATGTGAAATATTCTTTACCTCTTGTCAAAACATTAGGGGTAGCCGTAGCTCCTCTGTGCCAATTCTACTATTTCTTTATCCAGTTAGTATGAAATATATAACATTTGAACCAGAGTTTTTAAATGGTGGCATTCCAAGCATTAAGAATTGAGAACAGTAGCAACAGCACatgtgaaataaattattttcatcatcaAAGGTAATCTGCTGTCTCAGGATGACCCCaacttttagaatttttctttaaaataaaaatttatagatATACACATGCTTAGAAACTGAACACATTTTTCTGTAATGGCCTTCTATTGTACCATCTAGAATATCCACCGCAGGAAGGCAAGGCTTGTATCTGCACCATTATATCCATGGAGCCAAGCACTTAATAGGTGCTCAGTATCTGTTGAATATATGAATAATGAGCTCATAGAAGAGTATCTGGAAAAGGGACTGATCCACAGGATTTGTGAGACTTTATGagttcagaaaattcagaaaacttgGAATTACTTCTTAAACTTGCAGGTGATCCCTTgcaaaatgtatgtttttaaggccttccttttaaaatgtttgcctTTTACCTTACCTTGGGAGTGATGCATTGAATTTGGAAATTGTAGCTACTAGTGGATGTGTGGAATTTTTTAGAATTCATCcatttgcatttttctccttATTATGTTAGGTAGTATTTAAAGGCAACATTAAGTTGTTTCGCTTGTaatatgtatgaattatatacaaatcataatggtaaaaaaaaaaaaaaaagactgcaccCATTTCTCAGGAATGAGCAGACCCACATAGCCAAAATGTGAAAACCAGAAGGACTAAAAGGATTGAAATACCAGAGAATTTATTAATAATACCTGACATCAATAAGCTGAAGGACGATGTGTAGAAAACTTAACAACCCTTGGTGAGTCATTATTCTTTaataaatggggataaaaatatctAATTTCAAAGATAACTGTGCAAGAGTGAATAAGCTACATCACTCCACATTTCTATCCTGAATTTAGAAGCCATATGGAggtttgttatttaaataaaaacagtatttaaaaataacatttcagaTATTACTAGACTTTTATTAAAATGTCATCAGTACAAAGTACAGACGTGCTATGTAGTGAATTGTTTCCACAATAtctatttcctctatttttttaaaaatctctagtcAAATATTACCATACTCCTCAGAATCTTCCAATTATAATAACAAGGATCTCCTAGAGTTTTCAACATAGGGTCCAAGATGTGTCTACTCTATGCCGCGTTCTAAGGATAGCAGAAATATATTATAGCAAGTTCTCATGGCTTTTTGCccatttattggagtataaagaaagaaaatactcttTTCACACTGGTGCCCTTTGAAATGAGGACCTTTGCTCCATAGAGCTTTCCTTAGTAtgtgaaaagttaaaataaagaaaataaagtgttcTCATACTTTCTACATTGAaataacaatagaaataaaaataattctgtccTGTTGGGGCATTTTCGAGTTTCCAGCCTTTGATTCAGTTTAAAACATAATGTTGGTGCCAAGAGATTTCATGCTTCAGTGGAAGGGAGAGAATCAGAGCCCCATCACTGGTTCTGGGTAATCTGGATAATCTTGGATGAGGTTTAAAGTATTCAATTGGATCTGGATTGGAATACAGGATTATGCAgccaatattttgtttaaaacccacgtctttaaaattaattgtataaATTCCCTTcttatatttcagaaaaaagtCCAGATCATGTAGCATAGGTGCTAGCTAGCTACAAACTGAAGTTCTCATCACGACATTGTATTGCCTGCACTTCCCTCagaaaatgaagatgttaaaGCTGCAATGATACTTGTAAATTACCCagagaaaacagataaaaacTGTGCTTTGTCCTCAAGTAgctaaaaaatgcaaaacaaagacTCACTTTCACCTGAAGTAGTAGGGCTAATTAGAGCCTAAAATAGGTTTGGCTTCAATTCTCTAGATAATCTACTTGTGTGTTTatttagtctgaagtcagaagCTTAAAAATGAATCAACTTTCAAGTAAAAGCTAAATGACTTTGAAAACCAACTTGCAGAAGCATTAGACTTTAAAACGACCTCTTTGAGTGGCCtatgtgtaaatatatttaataaacattggTCTTATTTACTTTAGATTTGCAcctcaaaacaaaaatattaataaattcaaAAGAAGCTTCCTAACCTGCCTATCACAAATTCACATTCTTgacaaatcacacacacacacacacacactgtatgcCCCCATCTTTCTGCTTACCTTCGTCTCAGGGAAATATTCACAACAATCTTCACTGTGTAAGACTGTGACTCTCAATTTTGTCTGAACTTtacaatcacctggggaactaAAGCTCTGGCTACACTGAGCACCAATTAAATCAAAGTCTCTATAGCTGGGACCCAGGCATCACATTTGTAAAACTCCCCAGGTGAATCCAATATACAGCCAACATTGAGAACCACTCTTTCAGGAGTTAGTTTTTCTACAGAATGCCTGAAAACCACCAAAAGCACccaatttttttctcctcattctcACTCTCAGTTTTTCCCCTTTGGTTGGTTTATCCTCTCATATGCTTAACTGAATTCCATCACTCTGAGTGTAAAAAAGTCAGGAAAGAAAATAGTCCTAcatcatttcaattttttaattcacttattcaatcaataaatattttctatatatcttCTACATAAGTCCAGGCTTTACAAGAACTTATTAAATAAGAAGTCCTTCCCTGAGGGACCTCACAGCATAATAGGGAAGATGGTCAGGAGCAAAATACATTCCAGTATTGGTTGATGAGTGCTGAAACTGAGGTACAGTGGGGACATAAAGAACTATTTTCCTTGTAGGCATCAGGGACCGCATTACAGAAAGACTGCATTTGAGTTGGTCAGGAAGGTGGAGCAGGTGGCCTAAGTAAACAGAGGGGGAAGTGGagtggcattccaggcagagagaaaatctGCATAAAGGCATAGAAGCATGAACAAGCCCAGTGAGGCAGGAGCCTTAACTAGTTTGGTGTGGCTGGAGggcagtggtgtgtgtgtgtgtgtgtgtgtgtgtgtgtgtgtgtgtctgaggagGGGTGGAAATTGTGGTATCTAAGGTTGGAGGAGAAGGCAGGAGAAAGTGCCCCATGCATCAAAGATGAGCTGAGCCTGGAATTAGCACATGACGTTACTATGTAAATTtattacatgttttaaaaattccattgacCTTTAGGAAACGGGATTACTGTTGAATATCTATCATCTTGATGAATATCTtggaatacattttattattaaaccacgtgtttgggggcttccctggtggcgcagtggttgagaatctgcctgccaatgcaggggacacgggttcgagccccggtctgggaggatcccgcatgccgcggagcaactaggcccgtgagccacaactactgagcctgcgcgtctggagcctgcgctccgcaacaagagaggccgcgatagtgagaggcccgagcaccgcgatgaagagtggcccccgcttgccgcaactggagaaagccctcgcacagaaaagaagacccaacacagccataaataaattaattaattaattaattaattaaatataacttatttaaaaaaacaccacgtgtttgtgtatatgtgtgtatgaaattagagcactagTGTGGAAAACAAAGACAGAGCATACCTGACAATGAGAAATCAAGTAATTATTCTGATTTTAAATTTGCAATTGAATTAGAAGGtagaaagtgagaaagaaaatcaagtcGTTTTAAGACTTTGGATATTGGGTGACCTGACTGTGATTATTGTCTTCAATCACAAATCACACACGGAGAAGACACCGCAGCACATTTGTAACATCTTCATTAACATAAAGGATATGTGTGTATGGGTGGCTAAACTAGTTAAAGTTCTCTGTACTTCGATGTAGACTACGCTTATCATTTCCTCTTGGGTAAATCCCATCCCGCTCCAATGCCTAGTCCTCCAGCACCTTCCTGAATCCCTACCCCTTCACATGTCCCATATACAACCTCTCCCTGGACTCTACAAGCATCCGTTTATCTgtatctctctctgcctcttataAATGACAAATCCATGTGTTTGATTCTTCCTTTAGAACAGGATCTgtacctactttttaaaaatagacatttatGAAGTGCCTAGTACCATtcacatacatcatctcatttaacccttccAACAGCCAGTACTGTAACTTAGAAGCTATTTTCCAAACACTCAGGTGAGGAAATCAAAGTTCAAAAAGTTAAATGGCTTTCCCCAGATTATACAAGTAACAAGTATATGAAGCATCTGAGTCAAATTTGGAAACAGGCTCTCTCATCCCATCTACTATGCACCCATTATTCTTACTGAAAGAAAGAGTCCAGCATCATGTTTTGTAGAGAATAGGTACACaatatacatgtgtttaataaatagcttctatgttgcttttcttatatttatatgaGTGTATGTCTAAATGTGCATAAGCACACCCGTACTCATACTCTATGTAGATGTAGACAGGTGCACAGACAATTCCCAATTACAAACTtaatatgtcccaaatattggaTAGTTAAGTGAGTTGTGAGAGATGCAAAACACTTTTTCTACAGAAACAATTTCATACAAAGAAGGTAAGGCATCACATGGACCCGCTACATGCCTTCTGAACACACAAAGTATCAGAACGCAAGTAGCCACTATATACACAATGTCTCATTTGAAAATATactcttagttttgttttctcctgAGCCAGGAACTGGGACTTCTCATCATCCGATCTCCCCAGCTTGGGAGGATGTGAGGATGAGAACCTTTCCAGATGTGTAGATGCTCCAGATGTATTACAGACCATAAATGCATGCtgaaaaaaacccataaatacATGCCACAAAACGCATATGACACACAGACACCTGTCATGTAAGCTCCAAGAGGACAGAGATTCTTGTTTTGTTCGCTGATGGATCCCAAACCCTTAgaacagtacctagcacataataggcacttaataaatatttttaaattaaaaaaatgaatactttATAGACCTTGTTAGCAGCTTCCTCCCTTTTCACACCACCGAAAATTAGCTGTGGTAATTTCCAAATGAAGTCTTAAAACAATGAAAGGTCATTCTTCTGGTTCACACTAGAATTAGAGCCCAAAAGTGTTCAGATCAACTCATAGCCACACATAATCTTGGAATTCACAATTTCACAGTGAATGGATAAGAGACAAAAGGCTAAACAAGATCCATTAATGTGGCTGTGAGAATGGAAAACTGGACCCagaagacaaatttttaaatgagattacTTGGTCTAGTTGAGAGCTGACCACATGTATTGAATCTATAAGTTGTCTTTGCACAGAGGTGGCTGACCGTCTGAGTTTTGTCTCTAGTGGAGAGAGGACACAAAGTTCTAGAGAGAAATTGCCAGATGAGATGCAAAAGATTGATTTAAGTTGGATAAAAAGATATGTTTTGGTATAGAAAACATGGTCTTATAGAGATTTAAGTTACCAAGGTAAATTCCAGACTTTTAAGAACAGCAGAAATGCTCCTTTTTGAATTGTTCAGATACTACACAAGGtagaggcaggggctggagaaGGTGATCTCTTAGGTCATTCACTAACCCATGAAACTAGGAATGAGGCCAAATTTTAATGAAACCTCATATagctttgttcttgtttctctgtgAAAACTGTATATTTGTGGTATCTTATCAATATAGAGATCTGAAATTATTTCTCCAGGGAACAAATAACATTTCACTAAGTTCCTGGGGCAACAGGAAGTGAATACACATAAAAACAATTACCAGATTGAAAAGCCATTCCCCTAACCTCTTGTAAATCTTAAGTACTACTTATAATGAGAATGTTCTTACAATTCTCTAAAGTGATGTATTATTTACCTACTGGGGAAAAAATTAACTGGACATGAAAATAGACTTCCAGTTAAAGAACTCTCACTTATTCTTTTGGTATCTCATCATTTGTTACTCTATAGTTGTAAAGAAATTAGTATAAAATACAACAATGTCATCAAGATAGACTCCTAGCATGCTTCTGTACCCAGAGCTGTCTGTAGTGGGGtttgtgactttgggaaaatcaCAGTGAAGAAAAGTACCTTCTCTCCCATGCTTTCGgattaaaataaattcaagaaaactgGCATAATAAAAAGAGCACTGGATTTGGAATCAGAAGTCTAGGGTTCAAGTTGAGGTTCCATAACACAAAAGCAGTATGATTTTGGGTAAGTTACAACCTCTCTAAACTTTactttctttatctgcaaaataaaGGTAATAGTAActataataaaactataataaaaaagttACTGCAGTCACTTTCAAATAGATGTGTGAATGCACACAACAGAGAGGGTACTCAATGTTGTTTGAGTGTTGCTACAAATTAGTCACTTtcttactttattataaaaactaCAACCTCCTGCAATAACAAAAGCAGAGAAAAGCAATAGCAATCTGCAGTGATTTTGTGGAAGTTTATTAGTAATGGGGTTGCAGAAGGTGTCAGTTTAGCAGCCAAAATATATGTACAAGTTCATGGCTCCCAAGATCCATGTGTATACCCAGTGCCTTCCTGAGCCATCACCCGTCCATCTGATCCAAGGCAGTCTGAGGTCCAGGAAGCACCATCTGGCTGATTCCATCCCTAGAAACAGCTCTGAACAACCAACGTGGGGGACAACCAAGGTGGATGCCACTCTCCAGCCTTCTGGTATAACTCGTCGATCTTCAAATACATGACCCAAGCCCCATTCCTAGTACTGTGAAATTCTGGTGTTTTCTTTAGAATTTCTAAGGCATGAGATGAGGGATGCATTCATGTTTTCCATCGCAGCTCACTCAGAATTTCTGCTCCCAACTCACCTCCCTGTACTCTGCTCCCCATCTCCCTTCTTGAAGCTGTGCTTTCCCCTCTAGTCTGATTCTCACTAGAATGGACATGGTCTCTTCTCTCTTACTGCCCTTTAAGAACCTCTAACACAAAAGTATTTTGCATAACAGACTTGACCAAAAGTTTGGGGATAGTAAGAATAATGACATCCCAGAGCTTAAAACATCTGCATATTGCATATTGAATTTCAGATGTGACTTTTCCTCAAAATGTATTTGTCTCTCCTCAGTCCACAGAAATTTCTCACTGACTAAAAAAGCTGGGTCCTAGTCTACAGACGGTTTACTTCTTAgacctttttctcctttcatctttTCCGGAGCCAACAGCATAGAAGCTCTAAATTCCTGCCATTTTAGAGCAGTTGATATTCTGTTTCATGCTTTCCCATCTAGACTGACACAAGGGCCTTTGGCCTACTTTTCATAGTCAGTGGAGCCATTAAGGTattttcttagggaaaaaaaaaaaatctccctgagGGGAATTCTCCTGGAACAAACAACTTAAACAAAAgcgaggtttaaaaaaaaaatgcttcttctTACTTCATACAATTTAGGGTAATAATGTCCTATTATCAGATTTAGGTAGAAGGGACACACTTATCAGGCATGTCTCCCAAGGGAAAACATCACTGGCAGGAAGGAGGAGTAGCAAGGTC
This region includes:
- the LOC132376246 gene encoding FUN14 domain-containing protein 2, whose translation is METSTPRAGSQLAPTAARRSASYRAESRRVSSRDELAETAAASQGNLEGNFESLDLAELAKKQPWRRKLFGQESGPSAGKYSVATQLLIGGVTGWCTGFIFQKVGRLAATALGGGFFLLQLANHTGYIKVDGQRVEKDMKKAKEQLKIRKSNQIPTEVKSKLEEVVSFVKKNVLVTGGFFRGFLLGMAS